A single Crateriforma conspicua DNA region contains:
- a CDS encoding family 16 glycoside hydrolase, which translates to MLARLILAVAATFGFSVLSFATAAAPLKVLIIDGFNPYHDWQKTTPELTAILEGSGRFEVTVMTAPQDEEAMRQFRPDFDKFDVFVSNYNGLAWTEQTQQAFEKYIAAGGGFVSVHAADNAFPQWPEYNRMIGLGGWGGRNEKSGPYVRWNDQKQRFVRDLSPGKGGAHGKRVPFLVICRDMDHPITRGLPSSFLQIDDELYSKLRGPAENMHILATAQQDPSTGGTGLHEPVLMTIHYGNGRVFHTTLGHDLTAMSGAAFQVTLLRGTEWAATGQVSGDIVDAKVLSADEAVVLVKTDAADGKDEAPAIDGEGWVTIFNGKDTTGWTQKNGTATYRIEDGVVVGKTAEGSPNSFLCTEKSYGDFELTFEVMVDPGLNSGVQIRSGTKEDTGRVYGPQVEIETAPGESGYVYGEATGRGWLSPNQDTKDAYKNDQWNRYVIRAKGDRIQTWINGTLVEDLRDAESRREGFIGLQVHGIKKGTGPYEVRWRDIRVREL; encoded by the coding sequence ATGCTCGCACGATTAATTTTGGCGGTCGCCGCCACTTTTGGATTCAGCGTTTTGAGTTTCGCGACCGCTGCGGCGCCGTTAAAGGTGTTGATCATCGACGGGTTCAACCCGTACCACGATTGGCAAAAAACGACTCCCGAACTGACGGCGATCTTGGAAGGCAGCGGTCGTTTCGAAGTCACCGTCATGACCGCGCCGCAGGACGAAGAAGCGATGCGTCAGTTCCGGCCCGACTTTGACAAGTTCGACGTCTTTGTATCCAACTACAACGGATTGGCTTGGACGGAACAGACCCAGCAAGCTTTTGAAAAATACATTGCCGCCGGTGGTGGATTCGTCAGCGTTCATGCCGCCGATAATGCTTTCCCACAATGGCCCGAATACAACCGGATGATCGGACTGGGCGGCTGGGGCGGCCGCAATGAAAAATCGGGACCCTATGTCCGGTGGAACGATCAAAAGCAACGCTTCGTTCGTGACCTGTCACCCGGCAAAGGTGGTGCGCACGGCAAGCGAGTGCCGTTCTTGGTGATTTGCCGCGACATGGATCACCCGATCACTCGCGGCTTGCCGTCATCGTTTTTGCAGATCGACGATGAGCTGTATTCAAAGCTGCGTGGTCCGGCGGAAAACATGCATATCTTGGCCACCGCGCAACAAGACCCATCGACGGGCGGCACCGGATTGCACGAACCGGTATTGATGACAATTCACTACGGCAACGGACGCGTGTTCCACACGACACTGGGGCACGATTTGACCGCGATGTCGGGGGCGGCGTTCCAAGTCACATTGCTGCGTGGTACCGAATGGGCGGCGACCGGTCAGGTTTCCGGCGACATCGTCGACGCGAAGGTGTTGAGCGCCGATGAAGCCGTGGTGTTGGTCAAGACCGATGCGGCGGACGGCAAAGACGAAGCACCGGCGATCGACGGCGAAGGTTGGGTCACGATCTTCAACGGCAAAGACACGACCGGCTGGACTCAAAAGAACGGCACCGCCACCTATCGTATCGAAGACGGTGTGGTTGTCGGCAAGACCGCCGAAGGAAGCCCGAACAGCTTTCTGTGTACCGAGAAGTCCTATGGTGATTTCGAACTGACGTTCGAAGTCATGGTCGACCCCGGATTGAACAGCGGTGTTCAGATTCGTTCTGGAACCAAAGAAGACACCGGACGCGTGTATGGTCCCCAGGTGGAAATTGAAACGGCTCCCGGTGAATCAGGATACGTCTATGGGGAAGCGACCGGGCGTGGGTGGCTGAGCCCGAACCAGGACACCAAAGACGCCTACAAGAACGATCAGTGGAATCGATACGTGATCCGTGCCAAGGGCGATCGGATTCAAACGTGGATCAACGGAACGTTGGTCGAAGATCTGCGTGATGCGGAATCACGACGCGAAGGCTTCATCGGATTGCAGGTCCACGGCATCAAAAAAGGCACCGGCCCGTACGAAGTCCGCTGGCGCGACATTCGCGTACGTGAACTTTAA
- a CDS encoding class I SAM-dependent methyltransferase produces the protein MTVPDVPSELTRRADQRLKWKWQPTPIAGHTWNLAVATDPDAMLIEACERQDAGEEGVIDPFWATTWRAASGLDRFLDRYRLEGQRVLELGCGTGHAGISAALRGANVTMTDGVEDPLHLVRMSSHAIRDRCEIQRLRFGVDRIDGVTFPLILGSDVTYLRELWPQLDQCVRDHLSPGGEVLLSDPNRIIANEFRDWIQNRDWFYEEHSVILEDDPDHPIRIMRLQRPQ, from the coding sequence ATGACCGTTCCCGATGTTCCGTCCGAGTTGACCCGGCGTGCCGATCAGCGATTGAAGTGGAAATGGCAACCGACCCCGATCGCCGGGCACACCTGGAATTTGGCGGTCGCGACGGATCCCGACGCGATGCTGATCGAGGCCTGTGAGCGACAAGATGCGGGCGAAGAAGGCGTCATCGATCCATTCTGGGCGACCACTTGGCGAGCCGCATCGGGTTTGGACCGTTTCTTGGACCGATACCGATTGGAAGGCCAGCGGGTCCTGGAACTCGGTTGTGGTACCGGACATGCCGGCATCTCCGCCGCCCTACGCGGTGCCAACGTGACGATGACCGATGGCGTGGAAGATCCACTGCACTTGGTCCGAATGAGTAGCCATGCGATCCGCGATCGGTGCGAAATCCAGCGTCTGCGATTCGGCGTTGATCGCATCGACGGCGTGACCTTTCCGCTGATCCTGGGCAGCGACGTGACCTACCTGCGGGAACTGTGGCCACAACTGGATCAGTGCGTCCGCGATCACCTGTCCCCCGGCGGCGAAGTACTGCTTAGCGACCCGAATCGAATCATCGCCAACGAATTTCGGGATTGGATTCAGAACCGCGACTGGTTCTATGAAGAACACAGCGTCATCCTGGAAGACGACCCGGATCACCCGATCCGCATTATGCGTTTGCAACGTCCTCAGTAA
- a CDS encoding DUF4349 domain-containing protein, with protein sequence MNRTLWIGIATALLAAGCGMPESGYSGKMASIDTAEAAAYESEPADALMSALAEADGADGGADRANGPTKRRIIYQTRLSLVVQDYKVFEAKLPQLVRDHDGFVSNAETNRRYRDEQSGTWVIRVPVDRYDGFLAGVMGLGFAESRKEDAQDVTEEYVDVESRIKNSQRLEQRMVDLLEERSGKLSDVLEIERELARVREEIERMQGRLRVLADRTTLATVTIQCREERKYTPPAAPTFTSRIGQSWSHSLASLRLTAENAVVLAVGAVPWLVVGGFVLLPTVWWWRRRRRRRRQG encoded by the coding sequence ATGAATCGAACGTTATGGATCGGAATAGCCACCGCTCTTTTGGCGGCCGGATGTGGCATGCCGGAATCCGGTTACAGCGGCAAGATGGCCAGCATCGATACGGCGGAGGCTGCGGCATACGAATCCGAACCGGCCGATGCGTTGATGTCGGCTTTGGCCGAAGCCGACGGGGCCGACGGCGGAGCGGATCGTGCCAATGGACCCACCAAACGTCGGATCATCTATCAAACGCGGTTATCGCTGGTTGTCCAGGACTACAAAGTCTTTGAAGCCAAGTTGCCCCAGTTGGTCCGCGACCACGATGGCTTTGTTTCCAACGCCGAAACGAATCGTCGATACCGCGACGAACAATCGGGTACCTGGGTCATCCGAGTGCCGGTGGATCGCTATGACGGCTTTCTTGCGGGGGTGATGGGGCTGGGCTTTGCCGAATCACGCAAAGAAGACGCGCAAGACGTCACCGAGGAATACGTCGACGTCGAATCACGCATCAAGAACAGCCAGCGATTGGAACAACGGATGGTCGATCTGTTGGAAGAACGATCGGGCAAATTGTCGGACGTCCTGGAGATCGAACGAGAACTGGCGCGGGTCCGTGAAGAGATCGAACGGATGCAAGGCCGGTTGCGTGTGCTGGCGGATCGCACGACTTTGGCCACCGTCACGATTCAGTGTCGCGAGGAACGCAAATACACGCCGCCCGCCGCGCCGACGTTCACCTCGCGGATCGGACAGTCGTGGTCGCATTCACTGGCTTCATTGCGACTGACGGCGGAAAACGCGGTCGTGTTGGCGGTCGGTGCGGTGCCCTGGTTGGTCGTCGGCGGTTTTGTCTTGTTGCCGACTGTTTGGTGGTGGCGTCGACGGCGGCGACGTCGACGCCAAGGCTGA
- the hemB gene encoding porphobilinogen synthase has translation MNMTSRGPFPATRMRRVRQSDWSRRLVAEHRLGSGDLIWPWFVFDGPGVQPVPSMPGVERLGIDQIAGAARRARELSIPAVAVFPATDPKLKTDDAAEAINPDNLVCRTVAAIKAEVGDAVGVICDVALDPYSSHGQDGLVRDGRIVNDETVDVLCQQAIVQARAGCDVIAPSDMMDGRIGAIRQALDQSGFSQVQIMSYAAKYASAFYGPFRDAVGSSGNLGSGDKKTYQQAPSQSDEAIHEVALDLGEGADSVMVKPGMPYLDIVRRVKETFAVPTFAYQVSGEYAMIAAAAQNGWLDRNAVMLESLLAFKRAGADGVLTYFAAEAAELLES, from the coding sequence ATGAACATGACCTCCCGTGGTCCGTTTCCCGCCACCCGCATGCGTCGGGTCCGACAATCCGATTGGTCGCGACGCTTGGTCGCCGAACACCGACTGGGTTCAGGCGATCTGATCTGGCCCTGGTTCGTTTTCGACGGCCCGGGCGTCCAGCCCGTCCCCAGCATGCCGGGTGTCGAACGCCTGGGCATCGATCAAATTGCCGGTGCCGCCCGGCGGGCACGTGAATTGTCGATTCCCGCCGTCGCCGTCTTCCCCGCGACCGATCCGAAATTGAAGACCGACGATGCGGCCGAAGCAATCAATCCCGACAATTTGGTTTGCCGAACGGTTGCCGCGATCAAAGCCGAGGTCGGTGACGCGGTCGGCGTGATCTGTGACGTCGCGTTGGACCCGTACAGCAGCCACGGCCAGGATGGTTTGGTCCGGGACGGCAGAATCGTCAACGACGAAACCGTTGACGTCCTGTGCCAACAAGCCATCGTCCAGGCCCGTGCCGGATGCGACGTGATTGCACCGAGCGACATGATGGACGGTCGAATCGGCGCGATCCGCCAAGCGTTGGACCAATCGGGTTTCAGCCAAGTGCAGATCATGTCCTACGCCGCGAAATACGCCAGCGCATTCTACGGTCCGTTTCGCGACGCGGTCGGTTCGTCCGGCAATCTGGGCAGTGGCGATAAGAAAACGTACCAGCAAGCCCCCAGCCAATCCGACGAAGCCATCCATGAAGTCGCCTTGGACTTGGGCGAAGGTGCCGACAGCGTGATGGTCAAACCCGGCATGCCTTACTTGGACATCGTCCGTCGCGTCAAAGAAACGTTCGCTGTGCCCACGTTCGCTTATCAAGTCAGCGGTGAATACGCGATGATCGCCGCTGCGGCACAAAACGGATGGCTCGACCGAAACGCCGTGATGCTGGAAAGCCTGTTGGCATTCAAACGCGCTGGAGCCGATGGTGTTTTGACGTACTTTGCCGCCGAAGCCGCCGAATTGCTGGAAAGCTGA
- a CDS encoding outer membrane protein assembly factor BamB family protein, whose product MSESSQLENTPIDSACTRRVALKSGLGAAMAGVCAGVESTGLAQGTTAGALAMPADQWWCWRGPRGDNTTAPGAQAPQQPDPSKVRWAADVPGRGHSSPVVTDDAIYLTTGDKQQQIQAVLGFERATGKPMFQTVVHRGGIPAKNHPKNTEASPTVAFDGQSLFASFYNSDAIQLTSLTTDGKIRWTKKIAPFDPQRYQFGYGASPLLYGDTVIVASEMDLGAWLVALDRQSGKEMWRTPRPKMITFSSPIVANVAGRDQLLISGANLVCSYDPSNGRMLWQTPATTAATCGTMVWNSTHVFASGGYPDSQTVCVAADGSGKVQWSNNQKCYEQSMLVVGNHLYGVTDAGVGHCWDVSDGRVIWRQRLGGKWSSSPVLVGDLIYAFNESGDGWVFEAGRDRYVQRSKVRVADEVFSTPTVVGDTMYLRVANGSGQSRREKLLAMI is encoded by the coding sequence ATGTCCGAATCCAGCCAACTTGAAAACACACCGATCGATTCAGCGTGCACACGCCGGGTGGCACTGAAATCCGGACTGGGGGCCGCCATGGCCGGAGTATGTGCCGGCGTGGAATCAACCGGTTTGGCGCAGGGAACGACAGCGGGGGCGCTGGCGATGCCAGCCGACCAGTGGTGGTGTTGGCGGGGACCACGTGGCGACAACACGACCGCACCCGGTGCCCAGGCACCCCAGCAACCGGACCCGTCGAAAGTCCGTTGGGCCGCGGATGTTCCCGGGCGTGGTCACAGTTCACCCGTCGTGACCGATGACGCGATCTATTTGACGACCGGCGACAAGCAACAGCAAATCCAAGCCGTGCTCGGGTTTGAACGTGCCACCGGAAAACCGATGTTCCAAACCGTGGTGCATCGGGGCGGAATTCCAGCCAAGAACCATCCCAAGAACACGGAAGCCAGTCCCACGGTGGCTTTTGATGGCCAGTCCTTGTTCGCGTCGTTTTACAACAGCGATGCGATTCAACTGACGTCGCTGACGACCGACGGCAAGATCCGCTGGACGAAGAAGATCGCGCCGTTCGATCCACAGCGATACCAATTCGGTTACGGTGCGTCGCCACTGCTGTACGGCGATACCGTGATCGTTGCATCGGAGATGGACTTGGGGGCTTGGCTGGTCGCGCTGGATCGCCAGAGTGGTAAAGAAATGTGGCGAACGCCGCGACCCAAAATGATTACGTTTTCATCGCCAATCGTTGCCAACGTGGCGGGACGTGATCAACTATTGATCAGCGGTGCGAATCTGGTTTGCAGCTATGATCCGAGCAACGGCCGCATGCTGTGGCAAACGCCGGCGACCACCGCGGCCACTTGTGGCACCATGGTATGGAATTCAACGCATGTCTTTGCCAGCGGCGGCTATCCCGACAGCCAGACCGTGTGTGTCGCGGCCGACGGATCGGGCAAGGTCCAGTGGTCCAATAACCAAAAATGTTACGAACAATCCATGTTGGTGGTGGGTAATCACCTGTATGGCGTGACGGACGCGGGCGTCGGACATTGCTGGGATGTGTCCGACGGGCGTGTGATCTGGCGTCAACGATTGGGCGGCAAATGGAGTAGTTCCCCCGTGTTGGTCGGTGACTTGATTTATGCGTTCAACGAATCGGGAGACGGTTGGGTTTTCGAAGCCGGTCGTGATCGATACGTCCAGCGATCCAAAGTTCGTGTCGCCGATGAAGTGTTCAGCACGCCAACGGTGGTGGGCGATACGATGTACTTGAGAGTGGCCAACGGATCGGGGCAGTCGCGACGCGAAAAACTGTTGGCCATGATTTGA
- a CDS encoding polysaccharide biosynthesis/export family protein: MTQHRAARSITAPMATLALAVAMLGGLLHGDCAWSQTLLPPNTSVSGQRSMPTMRLPAGNEFGRHAGPIGEVGLSHHRPAPYAVASMPMIAPSTCASCAGVGCRVCVDRDGREGFDQFAHRQGICTDQCAQSQCWQCPYTSPFDLYRQGGYAGPARTPHVYQYRLRPGDVIQLTYLLSDHQTATEYRLSVGDELLIESEADEALTRGTLENGIEIQPDGTITLRFIGTVHAAGQTIDQLRESLNDKYSKLYADPAIDVTPVSTATASKRIRDAISGTGGFTAQFVNQTVTPQGEIRLPGIGSVQAQGLTLEELKREINLRYASSVGGIEVEPALQQQAPHYIYVLGEAVTPGRFTIDQPTTVLGAIAMAGGHVPGANLRQIVVFRRGENWELISTMLDLRGAILGKSALPHDEIWVQDGDVIILPSMPIRLFDNFVRLVFTEGIYGIVPFQGFSIDLDDSN, encoded by the coding sequence ATGACCCAACACCGCGCTGCACGATCGATCACCGCCCCAATGGCGACTTTGGCTTTGGCCGTCGCCATGTTGGGTGGATTGTTGCATGGCGATTGTGCTTGGTCGCAGACGTTATTGCCGCCGAACACCTCGGTCAGCGGTCAACGGTCCATGCCCACGATGCGTTTGCCCGCTGGGAATGAATTCGGCAGACATGCGGGGCCGATCGGCGAAGTCGGTCTGTCACATCACCGACCGGCGCCCTATGCCGTCGCATCGATGCCGATGATCGCACCGTCTACTTGCGCGTCATGCGCCGGGGTGGGGTGCCGTGTTTGTGTCGACCGCGATGGTCGCGAAGGCTTTGATCAGTTTGCTCATCGCCAAGGCATCTGCACCGATCAGTGTGCCCAAAGTCAGTGTTGGCAGTGTCCCTACACATCACCGTTTGATTTGTATCGACAAGGCGGATACGCCGGTCCGGCCCGAACCCCGCACGTCTATCAGTACCGCTTGCGCCCCGGTGACGTGATTCAGCTGACCTATTTGTTAAGTGACCACCAAACGGCCACCGAATATCGATTGAGCGTCGGTGATGAACTGTTGATTGAATCGGAGGCCGACGAGGCGTTGACTCGGGGCACGCTGGAGAATGGAATTGAAATCCAGCCCGACGGTACGATCACGCTGCGATTCATTGGAACGGTCCATGCCGCTGGTCAGACCATTGATCAACTGCGTGAATCGCTGAATGACAAATATTCCAAACTGTATGCGGATCCCGCGATCGACGTGACGCCGGTTTCCACGGCGACGGCGTCCAAACGCATCCGTGACGCGATCAGCGGTACCGGTGGCTTCACGGCGCAGTTCGTCAACCAAACTGTCACCCCTCAAGGTGAAATTCGCTTGCCCGGAATCGGCAGTGTTCAGGCACAAGGCCTGACATTGGAAGAACTGAAACGCGAAATCAATCTGCGTTACGCTTCGTCGGTGGGCGGGATCGAAGTCGAACCGGCACTGCAGCAACAGGCACCGCACTACATCTATGTGCTGGGCGAAGCGGTCACACCGGGGCGATTCACCATCGACCAGCCGACCACGGTGCTGGGTGCGATCGCGATGGCCGGCGGTCACGTTCCCGGCGCCAACCTTCGTCAGATCGTCGTTTTCCGACGCGGTGAAAACTGGGAACTGATTTCGACCATGTTGGATTTGCGTGGGGCCATCTTGGGCAAATCCGCTTTACCGCACGACGAAATCTGGGTCCAAGACGGCGATGTGATCATCTTGCCCAGCATGCCGATCCGACTGTTCGACAACTTCGTGCGTCTGGTCTTCACCGAAGGCATTTACGGTATCGTGCCTTTCCAAGGGTTTTCCATCGACTTGGATGACAGCAACTAA